In a genomic window of Flavobacterium sp. KACC 22761:
- a CDS encoding peptidylprolyl isomerase, whose amino-acid sequence MENGIYAKFNTSKGSILVKLTHDLTPGTVGNFVALAEGNMENKVKPQGQKFYDGLNFHRVIADFMIQGGCPKGTGTGDPGYKFDDEFVSSLKHDRPGVLSMANSGPGTNGSQFFITHVPTPWLDGKHTVFGHVVEGQDIVDAIAQGDALESVEIIRVGEEAEKWNAIEAFISLKGARMKREAALKAESEAKMEQLAAGFDKTESGLRYKMIQKGEGKKAEAGKTVSVHYEGSLENGKVFDSSYPRKKPIEFKLGIGQVIEGWDEGIALLQVGDKARFVIPSDLAYGPSGAGGVIPPHATLIFDVELMDVK is encoded by the coding sequence ATGGAAAACGGAATATACGCTAAATTCAATACTAGCAAAGGTTCGATTTTAGTAAAATTGACACATGATTTGACACCAGGAACTGTAGGGAACTTTGTGGCTCTTGCAGAAGGAAATATGGAAAATAAAGTAAAACCTCAAGGACAAAAATTCTATGATGGATTGAACTTTCACAGGGTAATCGCTGACTTTATGATTCAAGGTGGGTGTCCTAAAGGAACTGGAACTGGAGATCCAGGTTATAAATTTGATGACGAATTTGTTTCAAGTTTAAAACACGATCGTCCAGGAGTTTTATCTATGGCTAACTCTGGTCCTGGAACTAACGGTTCTCAATTTTTCATCACTCACGTTCCAACTCCTTGGTTAGATGGAAAACACACTGTTTTTGGACATGTTGTTGAAGGACAAGATATCGTTGATGCAATTGCTCAAGGTGATGCTTTAGAGTCTGTAGAAATCATTAGAGTTGGTGAAGAAGCTGAGAAATGGAATGCAATCGAAGCTTTTATTTCTTTGAAAGGTGCTCGTATGAAAAGAGAAGCAGCTTTAAAAGCAGAATCTGAAGCAAAAATGGAGCAATTAGCTGCTGGTTTTGATAAAACTGAAAGTGGTTTGCGTTATAAAATGATCCAAAAAGGGGAAGGTAAAAAAGCTGAAGCTGGAAAAACGGTTTCTGTTCACTACGAAGGTTCTTTAGAAAACGGAAAAGTTTTTGATTCTTCTTACCCAAGAAAAAAACCAATCGAATTCAAATTAGGAATTGGACAAGTTATCGAAGGATGGGACGAAGGTATTGCTTTATTGCAAGTGGGTGACAAAGCGCGTTTTGTAATTCCATCTGATTTAGCTTACGGACCATCGGGAGCGGGAGGAGTAATTCCACCACACGCAACTTTGATTTTTGATGTTGAATTAATGGACGTAAAATAA
- a CDS encoding cytochrome c, with protein MKSKILTLTAAVLLLASCGTKKAPAVAADAPAKPKELTPELAAGKSLYENSCAKCHKLYEPTKFTKEEWQPILVRMQKKAKLDDTNMASITNYIHSQL; from the coding sequence ATGAAATCAAAAATCTTAACTTTAACCGCAGCAGTATTACTACTGGCTTCATGCGGTACAAAAAAAGCTCCAGCGGTTGCTGCAGATGCTCCAGCTAAGCCAAAGGAGTTGACTCCTGAACTTGCTGCAGGTAAGAGTTTATACGAAAACAGCTGTGCAAAATGTCATAAGTTGTACGAACCAACGAAATTTACAAAAGAAGAATGGCAACCAATTTTGGTTCGCATGCAGAAAAAAGCAAAGTTAGATGATACTAATATGGCTTCAATAACAAATTATATTCATTCGCAATTGTAA
- a CDS encoding GreA/GreB family elongation factor, with protein MKPTPTFSKSDYQFLRELISKSKNSTNTKEANQLSQELDRAVISKESELDSSVIRINSLVTIEDVKAQKQMKIQIVLPSSADLKQSKISILAPLSVAIIGFKENDQVDWELPAGIKTLKVIAVDNSEVFAS; from the coding sequence ATGAAACCAACACCCACTTTTAGCAAATCAGATTATCAATTTTTAAGAGAATTGATATCAAAAAGCAAGAATTCAACCAATACCAAAGAAGCGAATCAGCTTTCACAGGAATTGGATCGCGCTGTAATTAGTAAAGAAAGCGAACTCGATTCTTCAGTAATCAGAATCAATTCTTTGGTAACTATTGAAGATGTAAAGGCTCAAAAGCAAATGAAAATACAGATTGTCTTACCCTCTTCTGCTGATTTAAAGCAATCGAAAATTTCAATTCTTGCGCCTTTAAGCGTTGCCATTATTGGATTCAAGGAAAATGACCAAGTAGATTGGGAATTGCCTGCCGGAATCAAAACTTTAAAGGTTATTGCTGTTGACAATTCAGAAGTATTCGCTTCATAA
- a CDS encoding tRNA-binding protein produces MDLTWNEFERTDMRVGTIIEVNDFPEARKPAFQLTIDFGSEIGIRKSSAQITKRYKKEDLVNRQIVAVVNFPKKQIGKFMSECLVLGAVGEEGDVILLAPDFKIENGLRIS; encoded by the coding sequence ATGGATTTAACTTGGAACGAATTTGAAAGAACCGATATGCGTGTTGGGACAATTATAGAAGTAAATGATTTTCCCGAAGCTAGAAAGCCTGCTTTTCAATTAACAATTGATTTTGGTTCAGAAATAGGAATTCGAAAATCATCAGCGCAAATTACAAAACGATACAAAAAAGAAGATTTGGTAAATCGCCAAATCGTGGCGGTCGTGAATTTTCCGAAGAAACAAATCGGGAAATTTATGAGTGAATGTTTGGTTCTCGGCGCAGTAGGCGAGGAAGGAGACGTAATTTTATTGGCTCCGGATTTTAAAATAGAAAATGGGCTTAGAATAAGTTAA
- a CDS encoding alpha/beta hydrolase, with amino-acid sequence MDTQLLILPGLGDSGEKHWQTFWHKKFDNSIRIVQDNWNEPLREDWISRLNEEVSKLENPTILVAHSLAVSLVLHWAETNSNKHIIGALLVAPADVDSPEHTPDIIRNFSPMPIYKLPFPSIVVASENDPYASFERKKYFAKKWGSDFVNVGQQGHINSDSDLKYWEEGQVILNQLIANIEK; translated from the coding sequence ATGGACACACAACTATTAATTTTACCAGGACTTGGAGATTCTGGAGAGAAACACTGGCAGACTTTTTGGCACAAAAAATTCGATAATTCAATTCGAATTGTGCAAGATAATTGGAACGAACCGCTTCGCGAAGATTGGATTTCGCGTCTAAATGAAGAAGTTTCAAAACTTGAAAATCCAACTATTTTAGTTGCGCATAGTCTTGCGGTCTCATTGGTATTGCATTGGGCAGAAACTAATTCGAATAAACATATAATTGGCGCTTTGTTGGTCGCTCCCGCAGATGTTGATTCACCGGAACACACACCAGACATTATTAGAAATTTTTCACCAATGCCAATTTACAAACTACCATTTCCATCAATTGTAGTTGCAAGCGAAAACGATCCTTACGCCTCTTTTGAAAGAAAAAAATATTTTGCGAAAAAATGGGGAAGCGATTTTGTAAACGTTGGTCAGCAAGGCCACATCAATTCTGATTCTGATTTAAAATATTGGGAAGAAGGACAAGTGATTCTGAATCAGTTGATCGCAAATATTGAAAAGTGA
- a CDS encoding alpha/beta hydrolase, whose product MKKLLSLLAFVLISFSAFSQKTEYETKSNIQYYNTTTNKTDSYINERCVLDIYYPKNTKGFATIVWFHGGGLTGGNKEIPEALKNKGFAIIGVNYRLSPKVKAEKAIEDAAAAIAWTFNNIASYGGDVSQIFVSGHSAGGYLALMIGLDKKWLQKEGIDANKIAGLIPFSGQCITHFEIRRENGIPEKQPTIDAFAPLYHVRADAPPLLLITGDRELEMLGRYEENAYMARMMKLVGHTQTKLYELDGYGHGMTEPGFPLLVNEVNRILKEKQTKK is encoded by the coding sequence ATGAAAAAATTACTTTCTCTACTCGCTTTTGTATTGATCAGTTTTTCAGCATTTTCGCAAAAAACAGAATACGAAACCAAATCAAATATTCAATACTACAACACAACAACAAATAAAACAGACAGCTATATTAACGAAAGATGTGTTCTAGATATTTATTATCCAAAAAACACTAAAGGTTTTGCAACAATCGTGTGGTTTCACGGTGGCGGATTGACAGGCGGAAACAAAGAAATTCCCGAAGCTTTAAAAAATAAAGGATTTGCCATTATCGGCGTTAATTATAGGCTTTCGCCGAAAGTAAAAGCAGAAAAAGCAATTGAAGATGCTGCAGCTGCAATAGCGTGGACTTTTAACAACATAGCCAGTTATGGGGGCGATGTTTCTCAGATTTTCGTCTCAGGACATTCGGCTGGCGGTTATTTGGCTTTAATGATAGGATTGGATAAAAAATGGCTTCAAAAAGAAGGAATCGATGCCAATAAAATTGCCGGACTTATTCCGTTCAGCGGACAATGTATTACGCATTTTGAGATTAGACGAGAAAACGGAATTCCGGAAAAACAGCCTACAATAGATGCTTTTGCCCCTTTATATCACGTTCGCGCCGATGCTCCGCCTCTTTTGTTGATTACAGGAGATCGTGAACTGGAAATGCTAGGACGCTATGAAGAAAACGCTTATATGGCCCGAATGATGAAATTGGTTGGCCATACACAAACGAAACTTTACGAATTAGACGGTTATGGACATGGAATGACAGAACCTGGTTTTCCGTTGCTCGTTAATGAAGTAAACCGCATTTTAAAAGAAAAACAAACCAAAAAATAA
- a CDS encoding PUR family DNA/RNA-binding protein — MRENDMLEKEEIFSKVLRAGRRTYFFDVRATKADDYYITITESKKFTEEDGSFHFKKHKIYLYKEDFSAFAEILEEMTSYVLNHKGEEVISERHQKDFKKEYSSDKAETQRSSFTDIDFDDI, encoded by the coding sequence ATGAGAGAAAATGACATGTTAGAAAAAGAAGAGATTTTTTCTAAAGTATTACGAGCAGGAAGAAGAACTTATTTCTTTGATGTGAGAGCTACAAAAGCTGACGATTATTATATCACAATTACCGAAAGTAAAAAATTCACAGAAGAAGATGGTTCTTTTCATTTTAAAAAACACAAGATTTACTTGTATAAAGAAGATTTTAGTGCTTTTGCTGAAATACTAGAAGAAATGACTTCATACGTCTTGAACCACAAAGGCGAAGAAGTAATCTCTGAAAGACACCAAAAAGATTTTAAGAAAGAATACAGTTCTGATAAAGCTGAAACACAAAGATCAAGCTTTACCGATATTGATTTTGACGATATTTAG
- a CDS encoding ABC transporter ATP-binding protein, whose amino-acid sequence MKELSYLNKYFIKYKFSFSFGILITIIAQIFFLFTPKLVSHSFDVIERFLKLSEADQNSAIIREFYKQDLIHNVLLIIGSAIVAGFLTFLMRQTLIVMSRHIEFDLKNEVFKQYEILSQNFYKQNRTGDLMNRISEDVSKVRMYVGPAVMYTINTFIRFAIVIIYMYNVSPLLTLYTILPLPILSYCIFKLSSEINKRSTTFQQYLSKVSSFTQEIFSGIRVIKAYSLENQHQNNMIDLADESKKKSLDLAKVQSLFGPLMIALIGISNLVVIYFGGVMYINGSIPNIGTIAEFILYVNMLTWPVASLGWVSSMVQEAEASQKRLNEFLKLEPEIKNNNPNSSEIHGSIAFENVSYTYEDTNIEALKNVTFSVKNGETLAILGKTGSGKSTILSLISRLYDVTEGRITIDQNEISSLNLNDLRNNIGIVPQDAFLFSDTIKNNIKFGNENATDEEVIEAAKNAVVHDNIIAFNKQYDTILGERGITLSGGQKQRVSIARAIIKDPAILLFDDCLSAVDTETEETILSNLFEICKNKTTIIVSHRVSSAKNADKIIILEDGKIIQQGSHNQLINQDGYYSSLYLKQLSEKELL is encoded by the coding sequence ATGAAAGAATTAAGCTATTTAAACAAATATTTCATCAAATATAAATTCAGTTTTTCCTTTGGAATTTTAATCACAATAATCGCACAAATCTTCTTTTTATTTACACCAAAATTGGTTAGCCACTCTTTTGATGTGATTGAACGCTTTCTAAAACTCTCTGAAGCAGACCAAAATTCAGCCATTATTAGAGAATTTTATAAACAAGATTTGATTCACAATGTACTCTTAATCATTGGAAGTGCCATTGTAGCAGGATTCCTGACCTTTTTAATGCGTCAAACTTTAATTGTAATGTCGCGCCATATTGAGTTTGATTTAAAAAATGAAGTTTTCAAGCAATATGAAATCCTTTCACAGAATTTTTACAAACAAAACCGAACTGGAGATTTAATGAACCGAATTTCTGAAGATGTTTCAAAAGTTCGCATGTATGTCGGGCCGGCTGTAATGTACACTATCAATACATTCATTCGCTTTGCAATCGTTATTATATATATGTATAACGTTTCGCCACTTTTGACTTTGTACACAATTCTTCCGTTGCCAATTTTATCGTATTGCATTTTCAAATTAAGCTCTGAAATCAACAAACGAAGCACGACTTTCCAACAATATTTATCAAAAGTTTCCAGTTTTACGCAGGAAATCTTTTCAGGAATTCGCGTAATAAAAGCCTATTCTTTAGAAAATCAGCATCAAAACAATATGATTGATTTGGCTGATGAAAGCAAAAAGAAAAGTTTGGATTTGGCCAAAGTACAATCGCTTTTTGGGCCTTTGATGATTGCCTTAATTGGGATTAGCAATTTGGTTGTGATTTATTTTGGAGGCGTAATGTACATTAATGGAAGCATCCCGAATATTGGAACAATTGCCGAGTTTATCTTATATGTAAATATGCTAACTTGGCCAGTGGCATCATTAGGCTGGGTTTCGTCGATGGTTCAAGAAGCCGAAGCATCTCAGAAACGTTTGAATGAATTTTTGAAATTGGAGCCAGAAATCAAAAACAACAATCCAAATTCATCTGAAATTCATGGTTCAATTGCTTTTGAAAATGTGAGCTACACTTATGAAGACACCAATATTGAAGCACTAAAAAACGTAACTTTTTCAGTAAAAAACGGAGAAACATTAGCCATTTTAGGAAAAACTGGTTCTGGAAAATCGACGATTTTATCTTTGATTTCACGTTTGTATGACGTCACAGAAGGAAGAATTACAATTGACCAAAATGAGATCAGCAGTTTGAACTTAAATGACCTCAGAAACAATATTGGTATCGTGCCTCAAGATGCTTTTTTATTCTCTGATACTATAAAAAACAATATCAAATTTGGCAATGAAAATGCTACTGATGAAGAAGTGATTGAAGCTGCTAAAAATGCTGTGGTTCATGACAATATCATAGCATTCAACAAACAATACGATACTATTTTGGGCGAACGAGGCATCACACTTTCGGGCGGACAAAAGCAACGTGTCTCTATTGCACGTGCCATCATAAAGGATCCTGCAATTTTGCTTTTTGACGATTGCCTTTCTGCAGTTGATACTGAGACAGAAGAAACCATCTTAAGCAACTTGTTTGAAATTTGTAAAAATAAAACTACAATAATAGTAAGCCACCGAGTATCATCGGCTAAAAATGCAGACAAGATTATCATTTTGGAAGATGGCAAAATTATTCAACAAGGTTCTCATAATCAATTAATAAATCAAGACGGCTATTATTCATCGTTATATTTAAAACAACTTTCGGAAAAAGAATTACTTTAA
- a CDS encoding Glu/Leu/Phe/Val dehydrogenase — protein sequence MDATFATGKELQKMDPVFGQLSFDDHEQIVFCNDKDTGLKAIIGIHNSVMGPALGGTRMWNYNTEWEALNDVLRLSRGMTYKSAITGLNIGGGKAVIIGDAKTQKTPELMRKFGEFVHSLSGRYITAEDVGMETKDMDTVRDVTPYVTGISEERGGSGNPSPVTAYGVYLGMKAAAKSQFGSDVLDGKKVLVQGIGHVGEALVEYLTKEGAQVTISDINEEKLYEVAQKYNATIYTGEDLYTADVDIYAPCAMGAIINDNTVNKIKAKVIAGAANNQLADENVHGARLQERGILYAPDFLINAGGIINVYAELAHYGKPEIMAKTENIYNTTLEIIDYAVKNGITTHKAALTIAQNRIDARKIENAAKK from the coding sequence ATGGATGCAACTTTCGCAACTGGAAAGGAACTTCAAAAAATGGATCCTGTTTTTGGTCAATTATCTTTTGACGATCACGAACAAATTGTATTTTGCAATGACAAAGATACAGGTTTAAAAGCAATTATTGGTATTCATAATTCGGTTATGGGGCCAGCTTTAGGAGGTACTAGAATGTGGAATTATAACACCGAGTGGGAGGCATTAAACGATGTTTTGCGTCTTTCAAGAGGAATGACTTATAAATCTGCCATTACTGGACTTAATATTGGTGGAGGTAAAGCGGTTATTATTGGTGATGCTAAAACCCAAAAAACGCCTGAACTAATGCGCAAGTTTGGAGAATTTGTTCATTCTTTGAGCGGAAGATATATTACAGCTGAAGATGTTGGAATGGAAACAAAAGACATGGACACTGTAAGAGATGTTACACCGTATGTAACTGGAATTTCTGAAGAAAGAGGCGGATCTGGAAATCCTTCGCCTGTTACAGCTTACGGAGTTTATTTAGGAATGAAAGCAGCTGCTAAAAGCCAATTTGGTTCTGATGTTTTAGACGGCAAAAAAGTTTTGGTTCAAGGAATTGGACACGTAGGTGAAGCTTTAGTTGAATATTTGACTAAAGAAGGTGCACAGGTTACGATTTCTGATATCAACGAAGAAAAATTATATGAGGTAGCTCAAAAATACAACGCAACTATTTATACAGGTGAAGATTTGTATACTGCTGATGTTGATATTTATGCGCCATGTGCAATGGGGGCAATCATTAATGATAATACAGTAAACAAAATCAAAGCTAAAGTTATTGCTGGTGCAGCCAACAATCAATTAGCAGATGAAAATGTTCACGGTGCAAGATTGCAAGAAAGAGGAATTTTATATGCTCCAGATTTCTTGATCAACGCAGGTGGAATTATCAATGTTTATGCTGAACTAGCTCATTATGGTAAACCAGAAATTATGGCTAAAACCGAAAATATCTATAACACTACGTTAGAAATTATCGATTATGCTGTGAAAAACGGAATTACAACGCATAAAGCAGCACTTACAATTGCTCAAAATCGTATTGACGCAAGAAAAATTGAAAACGCTGCTAAGAAATAA
- the nusB gene encoding transcription antitermination factor NusB: MQSIYAMHQSGSDNMEKEEKFLFYSIDNIQDLYLIMLSSLIEICKKESVFLHLSSKKHLATAAERNPNEKFIKNKIFQLLAESNSLSIALETRKINNWSLNDDYIILLLNDIKASDIYKKYMSNNVNTFEEDRQFIIDLFENVIVPNEKLYEYLEDDKLTWVDDIPVVNTHIIKQLKAIKTEDPDAFRVPKLYKDVEDKDFAKDLFRRTVLNEAVLAKEYDDKTPNWDSERIAEIDTIILKMAICEFLKFPSIPVKVTLNEYLEIAKEYSTPKSSIFINGILDNLVKELTANKKMVKVGRGLM; this comes from the coding sequence ATGCAATCCATTTATGCAATGCATCAAAGCGGTTCTGATAATATGGAAAAAGAAGAGAAATTTCTTTTTTACAGCATAGACAATATTCAGGACTTATACCTTATAATGCTTTCTTCATTGATTGAAATTTGCAAAAAAGAATCTGTTTTTTTACATCTTTCAAGCAAAAAACATCTTGCAACTGCAGCAGAACGTAACCCAAACGAAAAATTTATCAAAAACAAAATTTTTCAACTTCTTGCCGAAAGCAATTCTCTTAGCATCGCTCTAGAAACTCGTAAAATCAATAATTGGTCATTAAATGATGATTATATTATTTTGCTTTTGAATGATATTAAAGCAAGTGATATTTACAAAAAATACATGAGCAACAACGTGAATACATTTGAAGAAGACAGACAATTTATAATTGATTTGTTTGAAAATGTTATTGTTCCGAATGAAAAATTATACGAATATCTAGAAGACGACAAATTAACTTGGGTTGATGATATTCCTGTTGTAAATACACATATTATCAAACAATTAAAAGCAATCAAAACGGAAGATCCGGATGCTTTTAGAGTTCCGAAACTGTACAAAGATGTTGAAGATAAGGATTTTGCAAAAGACTTATTCAGGCGTACTGTTTTGAATGAAGCAGTTTTGGCAAAAGAATACGATGACAAAACACCAAACTGGGACAGCGAGCGTATTGCAGAAATTGATACTATTATTTTGAAAATGGCCATTTGCGAATTTTTGAAATTCCCATCAATTCCTGTAAAAGTAACTCTTAACGAATATTTAGAAATTGCAAAAGAGTATTCTACACCAAAAAGCAGTATTTTTATCAACGGAATTTTAGATAATCTGGTAAAAGAACTTACGGCTAATAAAAAGATGGTAAAAGTAGGACGAGGATTAATGTAA
- the yajC gene encoding preprotein translocase subunit YajC → MGNYMLYLQLGLMGVIIYLFMFRPAQKKAKAEKEFKEALKVGDKVVTIGGIHGKLTELGETTIVIETMSGKLKLDRSSLSIEKTAALNAKKA, encoded by the coding sequence ATGGGAAATTACATGTTGTATCTTCAGCTTGGTCTAATGGGAGTAATTATTTACTTATTTATGTTTAGACCAGCTCAGAAAAAAGCAAAAGCAGAAAAAGAATTTAAAGAAGCTTTAAAAGTTGGAGATAAAGTTGTTACTATTGGAGGAATTCATGGAAAATTAACTGAATTAGGCGAAACGACAATTGTAATTGAAACAATGTCAGGAAAATTGAAATTAGATAGATCGTCACTTTCAATTGAAAAAACGGCTGCTTTGAATGCAAAAAAAGCTTAA
- a CDS encoding YdeI/OmpD-associated family protein has translation MWKYGAQWEEELILLKAIIDKTELTETTKWGGPVFVYEKKNVVGIGGFKDYFALWFFNGVFLKDGKKKLINAQEDVTKSLRQWRFSSKEEIDETVILEYIKEAIENEKQGKVIKPSKKEAIVSELLNKEMNQNPALKEAFEKFSPYKQYEFLEYIETAKQEKTKISRIEKVIPMILGNIGLNDKYR, from the coding sequence ATGTGGAAATATGGCGCACAATGGGAAGAAGAATTGATTCTCCTGAAAGCCATTATTGACAAAACGGAACTGACGGAAACTACAAAATGGGGAGGTCCGGTTTTTGTTTATGAAAAGAAAAATGTGGTCGGAATTGGAGGATTTAAAGATTATTTTGCATTATGGTTTTTTAATGGCGTTTTCTTAAAAGATGGAAAAAAGAAACTTATAAATGCGCAGGAAGATGTAACAAAATCGTTGCGCCAATGGCGATTTTCGTCAAAAGAAGAGATAGACGAAACGGTTATTTTGGAATACATAAAAGAAGCAATCGAAAACGAAAAACAAGGAAAAGTTATAAAACCTTCCAAAAAAGAAGCTATTGTATCTGAACTTTTGAATAAAGAAATGAATCAGAATCCTGCTTTAAAAGAAGCTTTTGAAAAGTTTTCTCCTTATAAACAATATGAGTTTTTAGAATATATTGAAACTGCAAAACAGGAAAAAACCAAAATTTCAAGAATCGAAAAAGTGATTCCGATGATTCTAGGAAATATTGGATTGAATGATAAATACAGGTAG
- the pepT gene encoding peptidase T, producing MQHIIDRFISYVTIDTESDPNSQTTPSTEKQWNLANKLVEELKAIGMQEVTIDDKAYIMATLPSNVEHEVPTIGFVSHFDTSPDFSGANVKPQIVENYDGKDIVLNAEKNIVLSPNYFKDLLLYKGQTIITTDGTTLLGADDKAGITEIVSAMEYLIQHPEIKHGKIRIGFTPDEEIGRGAHHFDVEKFGAQWAYTMDGSQIGELEYENFNAAGAKITFKGKSVHPGYAKGKMINSMLLANEFINELPKGETPQETKGYEGFFHVHHIKGNIEETVLELIIRDHNKKKFEKRKELIFKIAKSFNKKYAKKFGEDIVIPVVKDQYYNMKEKVLPVKYIVDIAEKAMRELNIKPIIKPIRGGTDGSQLSFMGLPCPNIFAGGHNFHGKYEYVPAESIQKATDVIVKIAELTAVPGIFDQSENSKKRK from the coding sequence ATGCAACATATAATAGATCGTTTTATCAGTTATGTAACAATTGACACTGAATCAGATCCAAATTCACAAACAACACCAAGTACAGAAAAACAGTGGAATCTTGCCAATAAATTAGTCGAGGAACTAAAAGCTATTGGAATGCAAGAGGTTACAATTGACGATAAAGCATATATTATGGCAACTTTGCCTAGCAATGTTGAGCATGAAGTTCCTACAATTGGTTTTGTTTCGCATTTTGACACTTCGCCAGACTTTAGTGGCGCGAACGTAAAACCTCAGATTGTTGAGAATTACGACGGAAAAGATATTGTTTTGAATGCTGAGAAAAACATTGTTTTATCTCCAAATTACTTTAAAGATTTACTGTTATATAAAGGCCAAACCATCATTACAACCGACGGAACAACTTTATTAGGAGCTGATGATAAAGCTGGAATTACCGAAATTGTTTCTGCAATGGAATATTTAATTCAGCATCCAGAAATCAAACACGGAAAAATCAGAATTGGTTTTACTCCAGATGAAGAAATTGGCCGTGGCGCACATCATTTTGATGTTGAAAAATTTGGCGCGCAATGGGCATACACAATGGACGGAAGCCAGATTGGCGAACTAGAATATGAAAATTTTAATGCGGCTGGAGCCAAAATTACTTTCAAAGGTAAAAGCGTTCATCCGGGTTATGCAAAAGGAAAAATGATCAATTCAATGCTTTTGGCAAACGAGTTTATCAATGAACTTCCGAAAGGAGAAACTCCGCAGGAAACTAAAGGTTATGAAGGATTTTTTCATGTTCATCATATTAAAGGAAATATCGAAGAAACAGTTTTGGAACTGATTATTCGCGACCACAACAAGAAAAAATTCGAAAAACGAAAAGAACTTATTTTCAAGATTGCGAAAAGCTTCAATAAAAAATATGCCAAAAAATTCGGTGAAGATATTGTAATTCCAGTTGTAAAAGATCAATATTACAATATGAAAGAAAAGGTTTTGCCTGTAAAATATATTGTAGATATTGCAGAAAAAGCAATGAGAGAATTAAATATCAAACCAATCATCAAACCTATTCGTGGCGGAACTGACGGATCTCAATTATCATTTATGGGATTGCCTTGCCCGAACATTTTTGCTGGCGGACATAATTTCCATGGAAAATATGAATATGTTCCTGCTGAAAGCATCCAAAAAGCGACTGATGTAATCGTAAAAATTGCTGAACTGACTGCTGTACCAGGAATTTTTGACCAATCTGAAAATTCTAAAAAAAGAAAATAA